A single window of Dendropsophus ebraccatus isolate aDenEbr1 chromosome 5, aDenEbr1.pat, whole genome shotgun sequence DNA harbors:
- the MAB21L1 gene encoding putative nucleotidyltransferase MAB21L1, which produces MIAAQAKLVYHLNKYYNEKCQARKAAIAKTIREVCKVVSDVLKEVEVQEPRFISSLNEMDNRYEGLEVISPTEFEVVLYLNQMGVFNFVDDGSLPGCAVLKLSDGRKRSMSLWVEFITASGYLSARKIRSRFQTLVAQAVDKCSYRDVVKMVADTSEVKLRIRDRYVVQITPAFKCTGIWPRSAAHWPLPHIPWPGPNRVAEVKAEGFNLLSKECHTLAGKQSSAESDAWVLQFAEAENRLQLGGCRKKCLSVLKTLRDRHLELPGQPLNNYHMKTLVSYECEKHPRESDWDESCLGDRLNGILLQLISCLQCRRCPHYFLPNLDLFQGKPHSALENAAKQTWRLAREILTNPKSLEKL; this is translated from the coding sequence ATGATCGCCGCCCAGGCCAAGCTGGTCTACCACCTCAACAAGTACTACAACGAGAAGTGCCAGGCCCGGAAGGCGGCCATCGCCAAGACCATCCGTGAGGTGTGCAAGGTGGTGTCCGACGTGCTGAAGGAGGTGGAAGTGCAGGAGCCGCGCTTCATCAGCTCCCTCAACGAGATGGACAACCGCTACGAGGGGCTGGAGGTCATCTCCCCCACAGAGTTCGAGGTGGTCCTCTACCTCAACCAGATGGGGGTCTTCAACTTCGTGGATGACGGTTCGTTACCGGGCTGCGCGGTGCTGAAGCTGAGTGACGGCCGCAAGCGGAGCATGTCCCTCTGGGTGGAGTTCATCACGGCCTCCGGTTACCTGTCCGCCCGTAAGATCCGCTCCCGGTTCCAGACTCTGGTGGCCCAGGCGGTGGATAAGTGCAGCTACCGGGACGTGGTGAAGATGGTGGCGGACACCAGCGAGGTGAAGCTGCGGATCCGGGACCGATACGTGGTGCAGATCACTCCCGCCTTTAAGTGCACCGGGATCTGGCCCCGCAGCGCTGCCCACTGGCCCTTACCGCACATCCCGTGGCCGGGGCCCAACCGGGTGGCGGAGGTCAAGGCGGAGGGCTTCAACCTGCTGTCCAAGGAGTGCCATACCCTGGCCGGGAAGCAGAGCTCGGCGGAGAGTGACGCCTGGGTGCTGCAGTTCGCTGAGGCGGAGAACCGGCTGCAGCTCGGGGGCTGCCGGAAGAAATGCCTCTCGGTGCTGAAGACCCTCCGGGACCGGCACCTGGAGCTGCCCGGGCAGCCGCTCAATAACTACCACATGAAGACTCTGGTGTCCTACGAGTGCGAGAAGCACCCGCGGGAGTCCGACTGGGACGAGTCGTGTCTGGGGGACCGGCTGAACGGCATCCTGCTGCAGCTCATCTCGTGCCTGCAGTGCCGCCGGTGCCCGCACTACTTCCTGCCCAACCTGGACCTCTTCCAGGGAAAACCGCACTCCGCCCTGGAGAACGCGGCCAAACAGACGTGGCGGCTGGCCCGGGAGATCCTCACCAACCCCAAGAGCCTGGAGAAGCTCTGA